One part of the Meiothermus sp. CFH 77666 genome encodes these proteins:
- the acs gene encoding acetate--CoA ligase — protein MEKIETVLKEDRVFEPSEAFKRSARINQLEAYEALYRESLEQPEQFWSRVASELHWFKPWDKVLEWNPPNAKWFIGGKTNLSYNCLDRHLAERGNKAAIIFEGEPGDSRILTYQQLHREVSKFANVLKGLGVQKGDRVTIYLPMIPEAAIAMLACARIGAVHSVVFGGFSASALADRINDAQAKVLITADGGWRRGSVVTLKANSDEALADAQSIENVVVVKRCGNEVHMEPGRDHWYHELMVNASPDCPPEPMDAEDPLFILYTSGSTGKPKGVLHTTGGYSVYTYLTAQYIFDLKDTDTYFCTADVGWITGHSYVVYGLLQNGATTLMYEGAPNAPDEGRIWSIIEKYSVSILYTAPTAIRAFMKWGEQWPLKYNLSSLRLLGSVGEPINPEAWLWYYKVIGKERCPIVDTWWQTETGGIMITTLPGVHPMKPGHAGKPFFGVQPEIVDTTGQPVNNPDEGGHLIIQKPWPSMLRTVWGDPERFERQYFAQYPGNYFTGDGARRDADGYHLILGRVDDVLNVSGHRLGTMEVESALVSHPAVAEAAVVGRPDPLKGEGIVAFVTLKTGQTPSAELAKELKAHVVKAIGAIARPDEIRLTDALPKTRSGKIMRRLLRQVASGEEIKGDTSTLEDRAVVERLKATPAQ, from the coding sequence ATGGAAAAAATTGAAACCGTCTTGAAAGAAGACCGGGTCTTTGAACCCTCCGAAGCCTTCAAACGTTCGGCCCGCATCAACCAGCTCGAGGCCTACGAAGCCCTCTACCGCGAGAGCCTCGAGCAACCCGAGCAGTTTTGGAGCCGGGTGGCCTCCGAGCTACACTGGTTCAAACCGTGGGATAAGGTGCTCGAGTGGAACCCCCCCAACGCCAAGTGGTTTATCGGCGGCAAAACCAACCTCTCTTATAACTGCCTGGATCGGCACCTGGCCGAGAGGGGCAACAAAGCCGCCATCATCTTCGAGGGGGAGCCGGGCGACTCGCGCATCCTGACCTACCAGCAGCTCCACCGCGAGGTGAGCAAGTTTGCCAACGTGCTCAAGGGGCTGGGGGTACAGAAAGGCGACCGCGTCACCATCTACCTGCCCATGATCCCCGAGGCTGCCATCGCCATGCTGGCCTGTGCCCGCATTGGCGCGGTGCACTCGGTGGTGTTTGGGGGCTTTTCGGCTTCGGCCCTGGCCGACCGCATCAACGATGCCCAGGCCAAGGTGCTCATTACCGCCGACGGCGGCTGGCGGCGCGGGAGTGTGGTGACCCTTAAGGCCAACAGCGACGAGGCCCTGGCGGACGCCCAGTCCATCGAGAACGTGGTGGTAGTGAAGCGCTGCGGCAACGAGGTACACATGGAGCCGGGCCGCGACCACTGGTACCACGAGCTCATGGTCAACGCCTCCCCGGACTGCCCGCCCGAGCCCATGGACGCCGAAGACCCACTTTTTATCCTCTATACCTCGGGTTCCACCGGTAAGCCCAAGGGGGTGCTGCACACCACCGGCGGCTACTCGGTCTACACCTACCTGACCGCCCAGTACATCTTCGACCTCAAAGACACCGACACCTACTTCTGCACCGCCGACGTGGGCTGGATTACCGGCCACAGCTATGTGGTGTACGGCCTCTTGCAAAACGGGGCCACCACCCTCATGTACGAAGGGGCCCCCAACGCCCCGGATGAGGGCCGCATCTGGAGCATCATCGAGAAATACAGCGTGAGCATCCTCTACACCGCCCCCACCGCTATCCGCGCCTTCATGAAGTGGGGCGAGCAGTGGCCCCTCAAGTACAACCTTAGTAGCCTTCGCCTGTTGGGCTCGGTGGGGGAGCCCATCAACCCCGAAGCCTGGCTGTGGTACTACAAGGTGATCGGCAAGGAGCGCTGCCCCATTGTGGACACCTGGTGGCAGACCGAGACCGGCGGCATCATGATTACCACCCTGCCCGGGGTGCACCCCATGAAGCCCGGCCACGCCGGCAAGCCCTTTTTTGGCGTGCAGCCCGAAATCGTGGACACCACCGGCCAGCCCGTGAACAACCCCGATGAGGGCGGGCACCTGATCATCCAGAAACCCTGGCCCTCTATGCTACGCACCGTCTGGGGCGACCCCGAGCGCTTCGAGCGGCAGTATTTTGCCCAGTACCCCGGCAACTACTTCACCGGCGACGGGGCCCGGCGCGATGCGGACGGCTATCACCTGATTCTGGGCCGGGTGGACGACGTGCTCAATGTTTCGGGCCACCGCCTGGGCACCATGGAGGTGGAGAGCGCCCTGGTCTCGCACCCTGCTGTGGCCGAGGCCGCGGTGGTGGGCCGCCCAGACCCCCTCAAGGGCGAGGGGATTGTGGCCTTTGTAACCCTTAAAACCGGCCAGACCCCCAGCGCCGAACTGGCCAAGGAACTCAAGGCCCACGTGGTCAAGGCCATCGGCGCCATTGCCCGCCCCGACGAGATCCGCCTGACCGACGCCCTGCCCAAGACCCGCTCGGGCAAGATCATGCGCCGCCTGCTGCGGCAGGTGGCCTCGGGCGAAGAAATTAAGGGTGACACCAGCACCTTAGAGGATCGGGCGGTGGTGGAGCGGCTTAAAGCAACGCCTGCACAATAA